From Pseudostreptobacillus hongkongensis, the proteins below share one genomic window:
- a CDS encoding extracellular solute-binding protein — MKRFLFLMVSMLTLLVSCGGSTSDNKSTNELNIYTWTYFVPDKVVKDFEAETGIKVNLSYYDNNDTMIAKLMAGSSEYDIVSPSTDYIPVMVGADLLEKLDKSKLGKTFENMDEKLDLLEISKVYDDGLNYSIPYSYMATGITVNTDMIGKDYVKTPDIFLDTKFKGRMTMLDDGREVLGLALQYLGYESDSKNLDELNKAKAKVQEWAANLAKFDSNAAGKGMASGEFAIVHGYPDVYYEVEGTDANKFEYFAPQGAMMYIDSMAITKTAPNKENAYKFLEFLYRPENFVEVLKVLRNPSIIKGVEENSDVKPIISAEEIRSKAKLPRALDEETKEIQDKIWNEIKLGK, encoded by the coding sequence TTGAAAAGATTTCTATTTTTAATGGTGTCTATGTTGACACTTTTAGTAAGTTGTGGAGGTAGTACTTCTGATAATAAGAGTACTAATGAATTAAACATTTATACTTGGACATATTTTGTTCCAGATAAAGTTGTAAAAGATTTTGAAGCAGAAACAGGTATAAAAGTTAATTTAAGTTATTATGATAATAACGATACTATGATTGCTAAACTTATGGCAGGTTCTAGTGAATATGATATAGTTTCACCTTCAACAGACTATATTCCAGTTATGGTTGGAGCAGATTTACTTGAAAAATTAGATAAGTCAAAACTTGGTAAAACTTTTGAAAATATGGACGAAAAGTTAGATTTATTAGAAATTTCTAAAGTTTATGATGATGGTTTAAACTATAGTATACCTTATTCATATATGGCAACAGGAATAACTGTTAATACAGATATGATTGGTAAAGATTATGTTAAAACGCCAGATATATTCTTAGACACTAAATTTAAAGGTAGAATGACTATGCTTGATGATGGTCGTGAAGTTTTAGGATTAGCTCTTCAATATTTAGGATATGAATCAGATTCTAAAAATTTAGATGAGTTAAATAAGGCTAAGGCTAAAGTTCAAGAATGGGCAGCTAATCTTGCTAAGTTCGATTCTAATGCAGCTGGGAAAGGTATGGCAAGTGGTGAATTTGCTATAGTTCATGGTTATCCAGATGTATATTATGAAGTAGAAGGAACTGATGCAAATAAATTTGAATATTTTGCACCTCAAGGAGCTATGATGTATATAGATAGCATGGCTATAACTAAAACAGCACCTAATAAGGAAAATGCATATAAATTCTTAGAGTTCTTATACAGACCAGAAAACTTTGTTGAAGTTTTAAAAGTGTTAAGAAATCCAAGTATAATTAAAGGTGTTGAAGAAAATTCAGATGTTAAACCAATAATATCTGCAGAAGAAATAAGATCTAAGGCAAAACTACCAAGAGCTTTAGATGAAGAAACAAAAGAAATTCAAGATAAGATATGGAATGAAATAAAACTAGGTAAATAA
- a CDS encoding UDP-N-acetylmuramoyl-L-alanyl-D-glutamate--2,6-diaminopimelate ligase encodes MKIEEIFKGLDYVVLRNGENKEFKEMDYDSRSISKNDVFVALVGSVVDGHNFIDKAINQGASMIIVERDDIDYPEGVNIVYVKNLREKLGKIASNFYGYPQNKLKIVGVTGTNGKTTSTYILESILTNSARIGTTGYRVLDEEYPAKNTTPESLDLIKLMKKSVEKGVEYFLMEVSSHALAIGRVNMLRFDSAIFTNLTQDHLDFHKTMENYYQAKASIVNLMKDGSKLIVNKDDKYCRRLEDKSYTFSIKEDANIKGEILEYTLKGMRVKITKGDKEYEIVTKLMGEYNLSNILGVVLCCLNLGMDLDEVISKLETVKSIAGRFEIIENDKDVMVVVDYAHTPDGLENILKTLNIMKKNRVITVFGAGGDRDNTKRPIMADVASRFSDVVYITSDNPRCEDPEKILDDVEKGMHDIEYYRIVDREEAIKKAIQMLQKNDILLIAGKGHEDYQIIGREKIHFDDREIAKKYLGGR; translated from the coding sequence ATGAAAATAGAAGAAATTTTTAAAGGTTTAGACTATGTTGTTTTAAGAAATGGTGAAAACAAAGAATTTAAAGAAATGGACTATGATTCTAGAAGTATATCTAAAAATGATGTGTTTGTAGCTTTAGTAGGTTCTGTTGTAGATGGACATAATTTTATTGATAAAGCTATAAATCAAGGCGCATCTATGATAATAGTAGAAAGAGATGATATAGATTATCCAGAAGGGGTTAATATAGTATATGTTAAGAATTTAAGAGAAAAATTAGGTAAAATTGCTTCTAATTTTTATGGATATCCTCAAAATAAGTTAAAGATAGTTGGAGTAACAGGAACTAATGGTAAAACAACATCTACATATATTTTAGAATCTATATTAACTAATTCTGCAAGAATTGGAACTACTGGTTATAGGGTATTAGATGAAGAATATCCAGCTAAAAATACTACACCAGAATCATTAGACCTTATAAAACTTATGAAAAAAAGTGTGGAAAAAGGTGTTGAATATTTCTTGATGGAAGTAAGTTCACATGCTTTAGCTATAGGTAGAGTTAATATGCTTAGATTTGATAGTGCAATATTTACTAATCTTACACAGGATCATTTAGATTTTCATAAAACTATGGAAAACTATTATCAGGCTAAAGCCTCTATTGTAAATCTTATGAAAGATGGTTCTAAATTAATAGTAAATAAAGACGATAAATATTGTAGAAGACTTGAAGATAAATCTTATACTTTTTCTATAAAAGAAGATGCTAATATAAAAGGTGAAATACTTGAATATACATTAAAAGGTATGAGGGTAAAAATAACAAAAGGTGATAAAGAATATGAAATAGTTACTAAACTTATGGGAGAATACAACCTTTCTAATATTTTAGGAGTAGTTTTATGTTGTTTAAACTTAGGTATGGATTTAGATGAGGTCATATCAAAACTAGAAACTGTTAAATCTATAGCAGGTAGATTTGAGATTATAGAAAATGATAAGGATGTTATGGTTGTAGTTGATTATGCTCATACTCCTGATGGATTAGAGAATATTTTAAAAACATTAAATATAATGAAAAAAAATAGAGTAATAACAGTATTTGGAGCTGGTGGAGATAGAGATAATACTAAAAGACCTATAATGGCAGATGTTGCATCTAGATTTAGTGATGTGGTATATATAACTTCTGATAACCCTAGATGTGAAGATCCAGAAAAAATATTAGATGATGTTGAAAAGGGTATGCATGATATAGAATATTATAGAATAGTGGATAGAGAAGAAGCTATAAAAAAAGCTATACAAATGTTACAAAAAAATGATATACTCTTGATAGCTGGAAAAGGACATGAAGATTATCAAATTATTGGTAGAGAAAAAATACATTTTGATGATAGAGAAATAGCTAAAAAATATTTAGGAGGTAGATAG
- a CDS encoding acyltransferase family protein: protein MNKKRRIEGLDILRAIALIMICVYHWFSYQGMYVGVIVFFALSGYLVTDNLLKRDFTFWEEIKKRIVRIYPSLLTIILFSTLAIYFLNGGLEAKYRASAVYSVFGVNNLFQIIYKISYFDKYNTLLPLTHIWALSFQLQMYIILPLLIIGFRKVKMSTKNMSWVFLSISLISALIMGHKFYNGVDFSVIYYGTDTRMFTFFIAAAVAAFYYNRKISLIEKTYLLLSSIIGYILLIAYSFFIDYQNPINYYGGLYITSLLVSLIAVLLVKTNIKKVELPVVSHILSFISFIGKREYQYYLWQFPIMIFLREIFKWSTLDFSVKFLIEIVVLIVISEISYYIFEKKGFEMKKILIGLFILTVGSVYALPDYVNKDLEEMNKIREEQSKVETETPKVEENKETVAENKVSGVDDRKISFVGDSVMEMTKTELKKKYPNAVIDSKVSRQFSKLPEILEDMKSKGTLYDTVVIGLGTNGTISKKDLEKVLAILGNREIYFINVVVPDSWEKSVNAEIKNLSETYPNIKMIDWYSVAKGNRELFYKDGTHPKQNGVKKYVDLVYSTISGK, encoded by the coding sequence ATGAATAAGAAGAGAAGAATAGAAGGATTAGATATTTTAAGAGCAATAGCTCTTATTATGATATGTGTTTACCACTGGTTTTCATATCAAGGAATGTATGTAGGGGTTATAGTATTTTTTGCATTAAGTGGGTACTTAGTTACAGACAACTTATTAAAAAGAGACTTTACTTTTTGGGAAGAAATTAAAAAAAGAATAGTTAGAATTTACCCGAGTTTATTAACTATAATTTTATTTTCAACTTTAGCTATATATTTTTTGAATGGTGGATTAGAAGCTAAGTATAGGGCAAGTGCTGTATATTCAGTCTTTGGAGTTAATAACTTATTTCAAATAATTTATAAAATATCATATTTTGATAAGTATAATACATTGTTACCTTTAACTCATATTTGGGCACTTTCTTTTCAATTACAAATGTATATAATACTACCTTTATTAATAATAGGGTTTAGAAAAGTTAAAATGTCAACTAAAAATATGAGTTGGGTATTCTTGAGTATTAGTTTAATATCTGCTTTGATTATGGGGCATAAGTTCTATAATGGAGTTGACTTTTCTGTTATATATTATGGAACAGATACAAGAATGTTTACCTTCTTTATAGCAGCAGCAGTTGCAGCTTTTTATTATAATAGAAAAATATCGTTAATAGAAAAAACATATTTATTGTTATCAAGTATAATAGGATATATTTTGTTGATAGCATATTCATTCTTTATAGATTATCAAAATCCTATAAACTATTATGGTGGACTATATATTACGAGTTTACTTGTATCTTTAATAGCAGTTTTACTTGTTAAAACTAATATTAAAAAAGTAGAACTACCAGTAGTTAGCCATATATTATCATTTATATCTTTTATAGGTAAAAGAGAATATCAATACTATTTATGGCAATTTCCTATCATGATATTCTTAAGAGAAATTTTTAAATGGTCAACATTAGATTTTTCAGTTAAGTTTTTAATAGAAATAGTAGTCTTGATAGTAATTTCAGAAATATCATACTATATTTTTGAAAAGAAAGGATTTGAAATGAAAAAAATATTAATAGGGTTATTTATTCTGACGGTAGGGAGTGTTTATGCTTTACCTGATTATGTAAATAAAGATCTAGAGGAAATGAATAAAATTCGAGAAGAACAATCTAAGGTGGAAACTGAAACACCTAAAGTAGAGGAAAATAAAGAAACAGTAGCGGAGAATAAGGTTAGTGGGGTAGATGATAGAAAAATAAGTTTTGTTGGAGATTCTGTAATGGAAATGACTAAAACTGAGCTTAAGAAGAAATATCCTAATGCAGTTATTGATTCTAAAGTTTCAAGACAATTTTCAAAACTACCAGAAATACTTGAAGATATGAAATCAAAGGGTACTTTATACGATACAGTAGTAATAGGACTTGGAACTAATGGAACAATTTCTAAAAAAGATTTAGAAAAAGTTTTAGCTATATTAGGAAATAGAGAAATATATTTCATTAATGTTGTTGTTCCAGATTCTTGGGAAAAAAGTGTAAATGCTGAAATTAAGAATTTATCAGAAACATATCCTAATATTAAAATGATAGATTGGTATTCAGTAGCAAAAGGAAATAGAGAATTATTCTATAAAGATGGGACACATCCTAAACAAAATGGTGTAAAAAAATATGTTGATTTAGTTTATTCTACTATAAGTGGAAAATAG
- a CDS encoding N-6 DNA methylase has product MNESSIWYKKGGVGKEIRKDLLNKCNVHTILRLPTGIFYAQGVKTNVLFFNRGKTDMNNTKDIWFYDLRTNMPNFGKNTSLTEKYFEEFENTYKDEKRKEELERWNKVSIDEVIKKDYSLDLGLIKDETLLDLYKLPNPISNTLEIIDGLKEAISLLDEVIQELKNSGLTEED; this is encoded by the coding sequence ATTAACGAATCCTCCATTTGGTACAAAAAAGGTGGAGTAGGAAAAGAAATAAGAAAAGATTTATTAAATAAATGTAACGTTCATACTATATTAAGATTACCTACAGGAATATTTTATGCTCAAGGAGTAAAAACTAATGTATTATTCTTTAATAGAGGTAAAACTGATATGAATAATACAAAGGATATATGGTTCTATGATTTAAGAACAAATATGCCTAATTTTGGTAAAAATACATCACTTACAGAAAAATATTTTGAAGAATTTGAAAATACATATAAAGATGAAAAAAGAAAAGAAGAATTAGAAAGATGGAATAAGGTAAGTATAGATGAAGTAATAAAGAAAGATTACTCTTTAGATTTAGGACTAATAAAAGATGAAACTTTACTTGATTTATACAAGTTACCTAATCCAATATCAAATACATTAGAAATAATAGATGGTTTAAAAGAAGCTATTTCTCTTTTAGATGAAGTAATCCAAGAATTAAAAAATAGTGGGTTAACAGAAGAGGACTAG
- a CDS encoding KilA-N domain-containing protein produces the protein MSKVKKDTIEAKGFAIQIYTEDFKNDYISLTDIARYKNVHEPKDVVKNWLRVRDTIEFLGLWETIHNPNFKGVEFDSFRKEAGTNAFTLSPQRWIENTNAIGIVSKSGRGGGTFAHPDIAMEFASWISAEFKLYLIQDYKRLKLDENSKLSLGWNLNREISKINYKIHTDAIKEYLLKDLTNEQLSYKYASEADMLNVALFNKRAKQWREENPDLKGNMRDYASLNELLVLANMESYNAILIGKGMEQKERMIELRKLAITQLISLEKLGDSGIKKLEEKK, from the coding sequence ATGTCTAAGGTGAAAAAAGACACGATTGAAGCAAAAGGTTTTGCTATTCAAATTTATACTGAAGACTTTAAAAATGACTATATAAGTTTAACGGATATTGCAAGATACAAAAATGTGCATGAACCTAAAGATGTTGTTAAAAACTGGCTAAGAGTAAGAGATACAATTGAATTCCTTGGTTTATGGGAGACTATTCATAATCCTAATTTTAAAGGGGTCGAATTCGACTCCTTTAGAAAGGAAGCAGGAACAAATGCATTCACATTATCGCCTCAAAGATGGATTGAAAATACAAATGCGATCGGTATTGTTTCTAAATCTGGGAGAGGCGGAGGAACGTTCGCTCATCCTGATATAGCAATGGAATTTGCTTCGTGGATTTCAGCAGAGTTTAAGCTCTATTTAATCCAAGATTACAAAAGGCTTAAGTTAGATGAAAATTCTAAGCTATCATTAGGTTGGAATTTGAATAGAGAAATTTCTAAGATTAACTATAAAATCCATACAGATGCAATCAAAGAATATCTATTAAAGGATCTTACCAATGAACAGTTATCCTATAAATATGCAAGTGAAGCAGATATGCTCAATGTTGCATTATTTAACAAGCGAGCAAAACAGTGGCGTGAAGAAAATCCAGATTTGAAAGGTAATATGAGGGACTATGCAAGTCTGAATGAGTTACTGGTGCTTGCCAATATGGAAAGCTATAATGCAATTCTTATCGGTAAAGGTATGGAACAAAAGGAAAGGATGATAGAGCTTAGAAAACTTGCAATAACACAATTGATATCACTTGAAAAACTTGGTGATAGTGGTATTAAAAAATTAGAGGAAAAGAAATAA
- a CDS encoding type I restriction-modification system subunit M N-terminal domain-containing protein: MGFNRKITNDNFNRVVCEALAENINPEGPAKTLIFSVNRNHADKIVEYLKQAYIEQGIYDINDDMIVRMTGEIKDIDNLIKKFKNEIYPTIVVTVDLLTMGIDVPRISNLVFLRKVNSRILYHQMLGRATRKCNEIVQKLWNLCNVLRDDGITYHEYVTELTYILFLKMAKEKEQEKEIPEEYSWDNLILLDGLELKSTYQRALIDLSQSATSLSTIYKNAKTNIEEPSNLRKIFYEIDKIDWYSVDKEDLGDLYEGLLEKMPQKRNLV; this comes from the coding sequence ATAGGATTTAATAGAAAAATTACAAACGATAATTTTAATAGGGTAGTTTGTGAAGCTCTTGCTGAGAATATTAATCCAGAGGGTCCTGCTAAAACTTTAATATTTTCAGTTAATAGAAATCATGCAGACAAGATAGTTGAATATTTAAAACAAGCATATATAGAACAAGGAATATATGATATTAACGATGATATGATAGTTAGAATGACTGGTGAAATTAAAGATATAGACAATCTTATTAAGAAATTTAAAAATGAAATATATCCAACTATAGTAGTTACTGTTGATTTACTTACAATGGGTATAGATGTTCCAAGAATTTCTAATCTTGTATTTTTAAGAAAAGTAAATAGCCGTATACTTTATCATCAAATGTTGGGACGTGCAACAAGAAAATGTAATGAAATAGTACAAAAATTATGGAATTTATGCAATGTTTTAAGAGATGATGGTATTACATATCACGAATATGTTACAGAGTTGACATATATATTATTCTTAAAAATGGCAAAAGAAAAAGAACAAGAAAAAGAAATACCTGAAGAATATAGCTGGGATAATTTAATACTTTTAGATGGATTAGAATTAAAGTCAACTTATCAAAGAGCTTTAATTGATTTATCTCAAAGTGCAACTTCACTTTCTACTATATATAAGAATGCAAAAACAAATATAGAAGAACCATCTAATTTAAGAAAGATATTTTATGAAATAGATAAGATAGACTGGTATTCAGTAGATAAAGAAGATTTAGGGGATCTTTATGAAGGTTTATTAGAAAAAATGCCTCAGAAAAGAAATCTGGTGTAG
- a CDS encoding type I restriction endonuclease → MKYGKVKPQNNKNLTIAEWPCIKENGKKGYADYALFVGLKLVGIIEAKKFEEDVLGALNNDATIYSKGINLPDGVILYKNVEEREYKVPFIFSSNGREYNKDLPEKSGILFKDLRDKKMPFKALKGFYSP, encoded by the coding sequence ATAAAATATGGTAAAGTTAAGCCTCAAAATAATAAGAATTTAACTATAGCAGAATGGCCTTGTATTAAGGAAAATGGGAAAAAAGGATATGCAGATTATGCCTTATTTGTAGGTCTTAAACTTGTAGGTATAATTGAAGCTAAAAAATTTGAAGAAGATGTTTTAGGTGCACTTAATAATGATGCAACTATATATTCAAAAGGTATAAATTTACCTGATGGAGTTATACTATATAAAAATGTAGAAGAAAGGGAATATAAGGTACCGTTCATATTTTCAAGTAATGGTAGGGAATATAATAAGGATTTACCTGAAAAATCAGGTATACTATTTAAAGATTTAAGGGATAAGAAAATGCCTTTTAAAGCACTTAAAGGCTTTTATTCGCCATAG
- a CDS encoding DUF4145 domain-containing protein, whose amino-acid sequence MKLRQFSEELVKNIFILENLDTTKTTEAYKRISILERYSLITNDIEDILNILRIKGNKAAHGTYGTVKWPTLISLSVKLGAWF is encoded by the coding sequence ATGAAACTTAGACAATTTAGTGAAGAATTGGTAAAAAATATATTTATTCTTGAAAATTTAGATACCACAAAAACAACCGAAGCATATAAAAGGATAAGTATATTAGAAAGATATAGTCTGATTACAAATGATATAGAAGATATATTAAATATTTTGCGTATTAAAGGTAATAAGGCAGCACATGGAACTTATGGTACAGTGAAATGGCCGACTTTAATATCTCTTTCTGTAAAACTTGGAGCATGGTTTTAA
- a CDS encoding alpha/beta hydrolase, whose product MKKGLKLCFISLFLFSCSSIVTTSIKSINYLYSGDKSNIVGIGHTLKDYEPGWYPSKNTHFERIYYSKTKLELIKPKNKQNKYVIYWAHGGAFLYPLTNFYRELAEYMIRVNDNYDIVFVDYRQLPEHKYPEGNIDFENGLKWCMEKYNKVYVMGDSAGGNLVMSNSLKRRDEGQKLPDAIVLISPFLDISYTVNSRFENVKTDILIGSKKDDFKPAKLLAENEYFKGFDNKDPYISPVFGEFDNFPPTYIEVNKGELLFDDSNIVAQKLNKLGIENELKITENLFHDYIILKALPESKIAIQNIFKFLDKQRGE is encoded by the coding sequence GTGAAAAAAGGATTAAAATTATGTTTTATCTCACTTTTTTTATTTAGTTGTTCAAGCATAGTAACAACAAGTATAAAAAGTATAAACTATCTTTATTCTGGAGATAAATCAAATATAGTCGGTATAGGACATACACTTAAAGACTATGAACCCGGTTGGTATCCTAGTAAAAATACCCATTTTGAAAGGATATATTATTCCAAAACAAAACTAGAATTAATTAAACCCAAAAATAAGCAGAATAAGTATGTAATATATTGGGCTCATGGAGGTGCATTTCTTTACCCATTAACCAATTTTTACAGAGAACTTGCAGAATATATGATACGTGTTAATGATAATTATGATATAGTTTTTGTGGATTATAGGCAACTACCAGAACATAAATACCCAGAGGGGAATATAGACTTTGAAAACGGTCTTAAATGGTGTATGGAAAAGTATAACAAGGTCTATGTAATGGGTGATTCTGCTGGTGGTAACCTCGTTATGTCAAATTCATTAAAAAGAAGAGATGAAGGACAAAAACTTCCTGATGCTATCGTATTAATATCTCCATTTTTAGATATTTCATATACAGTAAACAGTAGGTTTGAGAATGTTAAAACAGACATATTAATAGGTAGTAAAAAAGATGATTTTAAACCTGCCAAACTTTTAGCAGAAAATGAATATTTTAAGGGATTTGATAATAAGGATCCATACATTTCTCCTGTTTTTGGAGAGTTTGATAATTTCCCTCCTACATATATAGAGGTTAATAAAGGTGAATTACTCTTTGATGATTCAAATATAGTGGCACAAAAATTAAATAAACTTGGTATAGAAAACGAATTAAAAATAACAGAAAACTTATTCCATGACTATATCATATTAAAAGCTTTACCTGAATCAAAAATAGCAATTCAAAACATATTTAAATTTTTGGATAAACAAAGAGGTGAGTAA
- the mgtE gene encoding magnesium transporter — protein MEKELLEIRQELLDTNPVELAQDLEELEIQDIVDILYLIEVEHSAEVFPYLSIDKKEELILKLNQNFVYDLIENLYTDDIKEILDNENEEVVNRILDLASPSRKLQLNLQLKFDEYSAGALMSVDFVKISDEDNVLIAMKKIKSQEKIAETISYCYVVNEYSTLIGCISMKDILLAPDDMLIKDLMESDIITVNVDDDQEEVTQVFSKYDLLAVPVVDDMHHILGIITIDDVLDIIEEEVTEDIQRMNAINPTEGNYLDLSTFEMSKSRIVWLLILMISATVSGSIITANKDITILSSVLIFMPMIMDTAGNAGCQSSAMVIRGIVVDNMTISNIWDILKKELLSSAILGAILFVINTLRIIILMPSVGFVTAFVVSLTILIIVTTANIIGGLLPIMGHYFKIDPASMSGPVLTTACDAISLITYFGLIRLFHMGGLI, from the coding sequence ATGGAAAAAGAACTATTAGAAATAAGACAAGAACTATTAGATACTAATCCTGTAGAACTTGCACAAGATCTTGAAGAATTAGAAATACAAGATATAGTTGACATATTGTATTTAATAGAAGTTGAACATTCAGCTGAAGTCTTTCCTTATCTTTCTATAGATAAAAAAGAAGAATTAATATTAAAGTTAAATCAAAACTTTGTATATGACTTAATAGAAAATCTATATACAGATGATATTAAAGAAATTTTAGATAATGAGAATGAAGAAGTAGTTAATAGGATACTTGACCTTGCATCACCAAGTAGAAAGTTACAATTAAATTTACAATTAAAATTTGATGAATATTCTGCCGGGGCTTTAATGTCTGTGGACTTTGTTAAAATATCTGATGAAGATAATGTTTTAATAGCTATGAAAAAAATTAAATCTCAGGAAAAAATAGCTGAGACTATTTCTTATTGTTATGTAGTAAATGAATATTCAACACTTATTGGATGTATATCAATGAAAGATATACTACTTGCACCTGATGATATGCTAATTAAAGATTTAATGGAAAGTGATATAATTACAGTAAATGTAGATGATGACCAAGAAGAAGTTACTCAAGTTTTCTCTAAGTATGATTTACTTGCAGTACCAGTTGTTGATGATATGCACCACATACTTGGAATAATAACTATAGATGACGTTCTTGATATTATAGAAGAAGAAGTAACAGAAGATATTCAAAGAATGAACGCCATTAATCCAACTGAAGGTAATTATTTAGATCTTTCTACATTTGAAATGAGTAAAAGTAGGATAGTTTGGTTATTAATACTTATGATATCAGCAACAGTTTCTGGATCTATAATTACAGCAAACAAAGATATAACAATTCTTTCATCTGTTTTAATATTCATGCCTATGATAATGGATACAGCTGGTAATGCTGGATGTCAATCTAGTGCCATGGTTATAAGAGGGATAGTTGTAGATAATATGACCATTTCTAACATATGGGATATATTAAAAAAAGAATTATTAAGTTCTGCTATACTTGGAGCTATACTATTTGTAATTAATACTTTAAGAATTATAATCCTTATGCCCTCAGTAGGTTTTGTTACAGCTTTCGTTGTATCACTTACTATTCTTATAATCGTTACTACAGCAAATATAATAGGGGGATTACTACCTATTATGGGGCACTACTTTAAAATAGATCCTGCAAGTATGAGTGGACCTGTACTTACTACAGCTTGTGATGCAATTTCACTTATAACATACTTCGGGCTTATAAGACTATTCCACATGGGAGGATTGATATAA